The Cellulomonas fulva genome includes a window with the following:
- the guaA gene encoding glutamine-hydrolyzing GMP synthase, producing MTQTPEQPTAHRPVLVVDFGAQYAQLIARRVREANVYSEIVPHTASVADLLAKDPAAIILSGGPSSVYATGAPFVDPALFEAGVPVLGICYGFQAMAQALGGTVAQTGRREYGGTAVSVDAAGTVLAGSPEQQTVWMSHGDAVHAAPEGFQVLATSEGSPVAAFEDPARRLYGMQWHPEVRHSSLGQQALENFLYRGAGLAPDWNPGNVIAEQVERIRAQVGDAQVICGLSGGVDSSVAAALVQKAVGEQLTCVFVDHGLLRSGEVEQVEKDFVAATNVRLKVVDARERFLHALAGHTDPETKRKIIGREFIRVFEDAAREVVEEAGEHAGGEVRFLVQGTLYPDVVESGGGEGAANIKSHHNVGGLPDDLQFELVEPLRTLFKDEVRAVGLELGVPEGIVWRQPFPGPGLGIRIIGEVTRDRLEILRAADAIAREELTRAGLDRDIWQCPVVLLADVRSVGVQGDGRTYGHPIVLRPVSSEDAMTADWTRMPYDVLATISTRITNEVPEVNRVVLDVTSKPPGTIEWE from the coding sequence GTGACCCAGACGCCTGAGCAGCCGACAGCTCACCGCCCGGTCCTCGTCGTCGACTTCGGCGCCCAGTACGCGCAGCTGATCGCGCGGCGCGTGCGCGAGGCGAACGTGTACTCCGAGATCGTGCCGCACACCGCGAGCGTCGCGGACCTGCTCGCGAAGGACCCGGCCGCCATCATCCTGTCCGGCGGCCCGTCCTCGGTGTACGCCACCGGCGCACCGTTCGTCGATCCCGCGCTGTTCGAGGCGGGCGTGCCCGTGCTGGGCATCTGCTACGGCTTCCAGGCGATGGCGCAGGCGCTCGGCGGCACCGTCGCCCAGACCGGGCGCCGCGAGTACGGCGGCACCGCCGTCTCGGTGGACGCCGCCGGTACCGTCCTGGCCGGCAGCCCCGAGCAGCAGACAGTGTGGATGAGCCACGGGGACGCGGTGCACGCGGCACCCGAGGGCTTCCAGGTGCTCGCGACGAGCGAGGGCTCTCCCGTCGCCGCGTTCGAGGACCCCGCGCGCCGCCTGTACGGCATGCAGTGGCACCCCGAGGTCAGGCACTCGTCGCTGGGCCAGCAGGCGCTGGAGAACTTCCTGTACCGCGGCGCGGGGCTCGCGCCCGACTGGAACCCCGGCAACGTCATCGCCGAGCAGGTCGAGCGGATCCGCGCCCAGGTCGGTGACGCGCAGGTGATCTGCGGGCTGTCCGGTGGCGTGGACTCCTCCGTGGCCGCCGCGCTGGTCCAGAAGGCCGTGGGCGAGCAGCTGACGTGCGTGTTCGTCGACCACGGGCTGCTGCGCTCGGGCGAGGTCGAGCAGGTCGAGAAGGACTTCGTGGCCGCGACGAACGTGCGCCTCAAGGTCGTCGACGCGCGCGAGCGGTTCCTGCACGCGCTCGCGGGCCACACCGACCCCGAGACGAAGCGCAAGATCATCGGCCGCGAGTTCATCCGCGTCTTCGAGGACGCGGCGCGCGAGGTCGTCGAGGAGGCGGGCGAGCACGCCGGCGGCGAGGTGCGGTTCCTGGTCCAGGGCACGCTGTACCCCGACGTCGTCGAGTCCGGCGGCGGTGAGGGCGCGGCCAACATCAAGAGCCACCACAACGTGGGCGGGCTGCCGGACGACCTGCAGTTCGAGCTCGTCGAGCCGCTCCGGACGCTGTTCAAGGACGAGGTCCGCGCGGTCGGCCTCGAGCTGGGCGTGCCCGAGGGGATCGTCTGGCGCCAGCCGTTCCCCGGGCCCGGGCTCGGGATCCGGATCATCGGCGAGGTCACCCGTGACCGGCTCGAGATCCTGCGCGCGGCCGACGCGATCGCGCGCGAGGAGCTGACCCGCGCCGGGCTCGACCGCGACATCTGGCAGTGCCCGGTGGTGCTCCTCGCCGACGTCCGCTCGGTCGGGGTGCAGGGCGACGGCCGCACCTACGGCCACCCGATCGTGCTGCGCCCGGTCTCGTCGGAGGACGCCATGACGGCGGACTGGACCCGCATGCCCTACGACGTCCTCGCGACGATCTCGACCCGCATCACCAACGAGGTGCCCGAGGTCAACCGCGTCGTGCTGGACGTCACCAGCAAGCCCCCGGGCACCATCGAGTGGGAGTGA
- a CDS encoding DUF3817 domain-containing protein — translation MSETTGTTSAQGGSAAASDEAVARWTRKAEGAIRRYRVMAWITGTLLLVLCVELVLNYVVHASDDVMRWVEWVPFAHGWVYVVYLVTVFDLWATMRWRVGRLVTMALAGVVPVMSFVLERTVHAQATAAVEAARAAPGGAAQG, via the coding sequence GTGAGCGAGACGACGGGCACGACGAGCGCGCAGGGCGGCTCGGCCGCGGCCTCCGACGAGGCGGTCGCGCGCTGGACGCGCAAGGCCGAGGGCGCCATCAGGCGCTACCGCGTCATGGCCTGGATCACCGGGACGCTGCTCCTGGTCCTGTGCGTGGAGCTGGTGCTCAACTACGTCGTGCACGCGTCCGACGACGTGATGCGCTGGGTCGAGTGGGTGCCGTTCGCGCACGGCTGGGTCTACGTGGTGTACCTCGTGACGGTGTTCGACCTGTGGGCCACGATGCGCTGGCGCGTCGGCCGGCTGGTGACCATGGCGCTCGCGGGCGTGGTGCCCGTCATGTCGTTCGTGCTCGAGCGCACCGTGCACGCCCAGGCGACCGCCGCCGTCGAGGCCGCCCGCGCCGCCCCGGGAGGCGCCGCGCAGGGCTGA
- a CDS encoding PspC domain-containing protein yields the protein MTESQPTPPPDEPAPGSTAGGAPPVDAPAPASPPPGRDQHGFFGAVRRLGVQRTDDRWVAGVCSGVADRFGVDPLVVRGILAVTLLLGGAGAVAYGIAWALLPERRDGRIHLEETIAGRFDVAIVGAAALVVLGASRGSDAWGGGWGPGPHWVAHILDAIGGLLWFGFIASLVVVTVLVITRSQRDRGPRPPAPTSPYGPPYGPPPGRTPSGRAPSGQPPYGQPPYGQPPYGQAPYGQPSYGSADARPSSQPTDAATPSAPPTRPAPASPYAHSAWTHHGSTAHARARAPYPSGPPTPVAPPRPPVPPRPAKPRRRGPGAASLGVVVALALLTLAGLLAASRTGAFDGPVLLTTLGVTAVLAGLGIVVAGLRGRSSGSLGFLAIVALVVALPAGAVGDSGWVHDEGTRWGTSTVTVSSRAAAGEGLQVGAGETTFDLTDVPLTSSTLTVPVSVGAGRVTVVVPQDAAVAADVRVGLGSVTWDVDGSSEQVGGAGIEHQTFQDQASTDGTAQLSLDISVGLGDVTVTREDA from the coding sequence ATGACCGAGTCCCAGCCCACTCCCCCGCCCGACGAGCCGGCGCCCGGCTCCACCGCGGGCGGCGCCCCGCCCGTCGACGCGCCCGCCCCGGCGTCGCCCCCGCCCGGCCGCGACCAGCACGGCTTCTTCGGAGCCGTCCGCCGGCTCGGCGTCCAGCGCACGGACGACCGCTGGGTCGCCGGCGTGTGCTCCGGCGTCGCCGACCGGTTCGGCGTCGACCCGCTCGTCGTGCGCGGCATCCTCGCGGTCACGCTGCTGCTCGGCGGTGCGGGTGCGGTCGCGTACGGCATCGCGTGGGCGCTCCTGCCCGAGCGCCGGGACGGGCGCATCCACCTCGAGGAGACGATCGCCGGGCGGTTCGACGTCGCGATCGTCGGCGCCGCCGCGCTCGTCGTGCTGGGCGCCTCCCGCGGCTCCGACGCGTGGGGCGGCGGCTGGGGACCCGGACCGCACTGGGTCGCGCACATCCTGGACGCGATCGGCGGGCTGCTCTGGTTCGGCTTCATCGCGTCGCTCGTCGTCGTGACCGTGCTGGTGATCACGCGGTCGCAGCGCGACCGCGGCCCTCGGCCACCCGCGCCCACCTCGCCCTACGGGCCGCCGTACGGGCCGCCCCCCGGACGCACGCCGTCCGGTCGGGCGCCGTCCGGCCAGCCGCCCTACGGCCAGCCGCCCTACGGCCAGCCACCGTACGGTCAGGCGCCCTACGGCCAGCCGTCGTACGGGTCCGCCGACGCCCGGCCGTCGTCGCAGCCCACCGACGCCGCGACCCCGTCCGCACCGCCGACGCGGCCGGCCCCGGCCTCCCCGTACGCGCACAGCGCGTGGACGCACCACGGCAGCACCGCGCACGCCCGCGCCCGCGCCCCCTACCCGTCCGGACCGCCGACGCCCGTGGCGCCGCCGCGACCGCCGGTCCCGCCGCGACCGGCCAAGCCCCGGCGCCGCGGCCCGGGTGCCGCCTCGCTCGGCGTCGTCGTCGCGCTGGCGCTGCTCACGCTCGCCGGCCTGCTCGCCGCGTCCCGCACCGGCGCGTTCGACGGCCCGGTCCTGCTCACGACGCTCGGCGTGACCGCCGTGCTCGCGGGCCTCGGGATCGTCGTCGCCGGGCTGCGCGGACGCTCCTCGGGATCGCTCGGGTTCCTCGCGATCGTCGCGCTCGTCGTCGCACTGCCGGCGGGGGCCGTCGGGGACTCGGGGTGGGTCCACGACGAGGGCACGCGGTGGGGCACGTCGACCGTCACGGTCTCGTCCCGGGCCGCCGCCGGCGAAGGGCTGCAGGTGGGCGCCGGTGAGACGACGTTCGACCTCACCGACGTCCCGCTGACCTCCTCGACGCTCACCGTGCCGGTCTCGGTCGGCGCCGGACGCGTCACGGTGGTCGTCCCGCAGGACGCCGCGGTGGCGGCGGACGTCCGCGTCGGGCTCGGTTCCGTCACGTGGGACGTCGACGGCAGCTCCGAGCAGGTCGGCGGCGCCGGCATCGAGCACCAGACGTTCCAGGACCAGGCCAGCACCGACGGCACCGCCCAGCTCTCGCTCGACATCTCCGTCGGGCTCGGCGACGTGACCGTCACGAGGGAGGACGCATGA
- a CDS encoding ATP-binding protein → MDVPAQSAAASAARPSWPVRSRPPLRRVQRGRWVAGVAAGLAAHLDVPVGLVRLTFVVLGALGGTGVFLYGFWWLAVPAGDPWDAAAKARPSTLTRLARRPDAGPDETGRGRRWPVTDIAVGLLLVVVAAVLVALRQDRMDAGWVLPVLVLLAGVALAWSQLDDVARGRWRSRAGGRTPVSVLRLLGGVVLAGVGVLLLVGQASGPGVDAATLVQAVVASLAVLAGVALVLAPWWLRLWRELSDERAARARESERADIAAHLHDSVLQTLALIRARADDPEVARMARAQERELREWLYDDRPAPGTSLAAALRAVVAEVEDSRSGPGGDPVAVEAVVVGDRVPDDATAALLQATREALVNAVVHGRPPVSLYLEVGERDVEVFVKDRGDGFDPDDIGPDRFGVRESIMGRVRRRGGTAVVTSRIGHGTEVHLTMPFAPSPVTDEQPEREERGA, encoded by the coding sequence GTGGACGTCCCCGCTCAGAGCGCTGCTGCGTCGGCCGCCCGGCCGTCGTGGCCGGTCCGGTCGCGCCCGCCCCTGCGCCGCGTGCAGCGCGGCCGCTGGGTCGCCGGCGTCGCGGCGGGCCTCGCCGCGCACCTCGACGTGCCCGTCGGCCTGGTGCGGCTCACCTTCGTGGTGCTGGGCGCCCTCGGCGGCACCGGCGTGTTCCTCTACGGGTTCTGGTGGCTCGCGGTGCCCGCGGGCGACCCCTGGGACGCCGCGGCCAAGGCCCGGCCGAGCACGCTGACCCGCCTCGCGCGCCGTCCGGACGCGGGTCCCGACGAGACCGGGCGGGGCCGGCGCTGGCCCGTGACGGACATCGCCGTCGGGCTGCTCCTCGTCGTCGTCGCGGCCGTGCTCGTCGCCCTGCGGCAGGACCGCATGGACGCCGGCTGGGTGCTGCCCGTCCTGGTCCTGCTCGCGGGCGTCGCGCTGGCGTGGAGCCAGCTCGACGACGTCGCGCGGGGTCGCTGGCGCAGCCGCGCGGGGGGCCGCACCCCGGTGTCGGTGCTGCGCCTGCTGGGCGGCGTGGTGCTCGCGGGGGTCGGCGTCCTCCTGCTCGTCGGGCAGGCCAGCGGACCCGGCGTGGACGCGGCGACGCTGGTGCAGGCGGTCGTCGCGTCGCTCGCGGTGCTGGCGGGGGTCGCGCTCGTGCTCGCCCCCTGGTGGCTGCGGCTGTGGCGGGAGCTGTCCGACGAGCGCGCGGCGCGGGCGCGCGAGTCCGAGCGGGCCGACATCGCGGCCCACCTGCACGACTCGGTGCTGCAGACGCTCGCGCTCATCCGGGCGCGGGCGGACGACCCGGAGGTCGCCCGCATGGCGCGCGCGCAGGAGCGCGAGCTGCGCGAGTGGCTGTACGACGACCGGCCCGCGCCGGGCACGTCGCTCGCGGCGGCGCTGCGGGCGGTCGTCGCCGAGGTCGAGGACTCCCGCTCGGGCCCGGGCGGCGACCCGGTGGCGGTCGAGGCGGTCGTCGTCGGCGACCGCGTGCCCGACGACGCGACGGCCGCGCTCCTGCAGGCGACGCGCGAGGCGCTGGTCAACGCGGTGGTGCACGGTCGGCCGCCCGTGTCGCTCTACCTCGAGGTCGGCGAGCGCGACGTCGAGGTCTTCGTGAAGGACCGGGGCGACGGGTTCGACCCCGACGACATCGGACCGGACCGCTTCGGCGTGCGCGAGTCGATCATGGGCCGGGTGCGCCGACGTGGCGGCACCGCCGTGGTGACGAGCAGGATCGGCCACGGCACCGAGGTCCACCTGACCATGCCGTTCGCACCGTCCCCGGTGACGGACGAGCAGCCCGAGCGAGAGGAGCGAGGCGCATGA
- a CDS encoding LuxR C-terminal-related transcriptional regulator yields the protein MTDPTSGQPTVPAGAPVDVVLVDDHHMFRAGVRASLDDRVTIVGEAASVDEAVRVVHALAPPVVLLDVHLPGGDGGGGAEVIRACADLPGTRFLALSVSDAADDVVAVIRAGARGYVTKAIDGPALVDAVRRVADGDAVFSPRLAGFVLDAFGAAAGDVATGDDELDRLSAREREVMRLIARGYTYREVASELFISIKTVETHVSAVLRKLQLSSRHELTRWAAARRLL from the coding sequence ATGACCGACCCGACGAGCGGGCAGCCGACCGTCCCCGCCGGCGCGCCCGTGGACGTGGTGCTGGTCGACGACCACCACATGTTCCGGGCGGGCGTGCGGGCCTCCCTGGACGACCGCGTGACCATCGTGGGCGAGGCGGCGAGCGTGGACGAGGCCGTGCGCGTCGTGCACGCGCTGGCGCCTCCCGTGGTGCTCCTGGACGTGCACCTGCCCGGCGGCGACGGGGGCGGGGGAGCGGAGGTCATCCGGGCCTGCGCGGACCTTCCGGGTACGCGGTTCCTGGCGCTCTCGGTCTCCGACGCCGCCGACGACGTGGTCGCGGTGATCCGTGCCGGCGCGCGCGGGTACGTGACGAAGGCGATCGACGGCCCCGCGCTCGTCGACGCGGTGCGCCGGGTGGCGGACGGGGACGCGGTGTTCTCGCCGCGGCTCGCGGGCTTCGTCCTGGACGCGTTCGGCGCCGCCGCCGGCGACGTGGCGACGGGGGACGACGAGCTCGACCGGCTGAGCGCGCGCGAGCGGGAGGTCATGCGCCTGATCGCCCGTGGCTACACGTACCGCGAGGTGGCCTCCGAGCTGTTCATCTCGATCAAGACCGTGGAGACCCACGTCTCGGCGGTGCTGCGCAAGCTGCAGCTGTCGAGCCGGCACGAGCTGACCCGGTGGGCGGCGGCGCGCCGGCTGCTGTGA
- a CDS encoding DUF456 domain-containing protein — protein MAVWGEVLVGLAVLVGLFGVVVQVLPGSLLVLAAVALWGVVTGGAVGWTVVAVAVLATAVAGVVKYLLAGRHLKRAGVPSSTLVWGGVAGVVGFFLIPVVGILVGFVGGTYLAEWVRVREPGAAWRATVAAMQATGLTILVELAGALVCAAAWGVGLALA, from the coding sequence GTGGCCGTCTGGGGAGAGGTGCTCGTCGGGCTCGCCGTGCTCGTCGGCCTGTTCGGGGTCGTCGTCCAGGTGCTGCCGGGCTCGCTGCTGGTGCTCGCGGCCGTGGCGCTGTGGGGCGTCGTCACGGGCGGTGCGGTCGGCTGGACCGTCGTCGCGGTCGCGGTCCTCGCCACGGCGGTCGCGGGCGTGGTGAAGTACCTGCTCGCGGGGCGGCACCTGAAGCGGGCGGGCGTGCCGTCCAGCACGCTCGTGTGGGGCGGTGTCGCGGGCGTCGTCGGCTTCTTCCTGATCCCCGTGGTCGGGATCCTCGTCGGGTTCGTCGGCGGGACGTACCTGGCGGAGTGGGTGCGCGTGCGCGAGCCGGGGGCCGCGTGGCGGGCCACGGTGGCGGCCATGCAGGCCACCGGCCTGACCATCCTCGTCGAGCTCGCCGGCGCCCTGGTCTGCGCCGCCGCGTGGGGCGTGGGGCTCGCGCTCGCCTGA